A part of Rhodamnia argentea isolate NSW1041297 chromosome 8, ASM2092103v1, whole genome shotgun sequence genomic DNA contains:
- the LOC115755284 gene encoding protein RNA-directed DNA methylation 3 isoform X3, which produces MARKGKEVAGKGSSGKRKVDDDKTGGGRKRRNRGVLQFFEEAADEAGGGDASDDSIFDDEGFMEEVDAVQNLKNDAFKAPNLPVFPKEEQFEEEFDKILEARYRDGSALVRFADEYDAKDSIHGGSSMPSVKDPMVWKVKCTVGRERNSAFCLMQKYVDLKELGNKIQIISAFAIDHVKGYIYVEADRQSDVIESCRGLCSIYTSRIAPVPRNEVSHLLSVRSKRSEVSVGMWARVKNGKYKGDVAQVVAVNDERRRATVKLIPRIDLQAMAEKFGGGVSIKRTAVPAPRLISSSELEEFRPIIEYRRDRDTGKHFEVLDGLMLNDGYLYKRMSFEALSFWSVMPSEEELLKFQPSENNESGDVEWLSQLYGDKKRKRTVERDKGGEKGDGSASSNSAKKYELYELVSCGRKDFGLIVGFDKDDSYKILQEGSEGNEILNVGVHDIKFGPFEGKFTAFDQHKNAISVNDSVRVLEGPSKDKEGIVKQIYRGIVFLYNENEEENGGYTCCKAQCCEKIKAPVNARSEKGAESGFFGFDDSPSSPKSPLSPKKSWQARESNEFTRGDKEGPFSVGQTLRIRVGPLKGYLCRVIAIRRSDITVKLDSQQKVLTVKSEHLAELRGRSTAISNGVEPDSSTSKPFDLFGSEGCSTDWIGGAGASAGGDGWNAGGSSATGSSWPSFSASGFSVPTEHNSADPSSSAGFDSKKDVEDNGWERKVAPEQHSTWGKAASDNNVASNNDQIVGWEKGDDMWNKASTKGSFGGSSSGGWGKGAQQTGDAAESSKNDAGNWGKATLGAGNENDRDVANKSAWKDSDESRARGKEDNAVGWDEGGWNKPNASSTGGGSSWNNWNNRDASSSLGKAEDPSKDSQSWGGANLETKSRLDSSSDAAAFGEENKDSSDSWGKQAGGSRKRTDGNSWNATGEGSSLQRDEGVSSWKKQDGVSSWSKLDGGNEKDGSSTWGKQTDSSWDKTSKGLSWTESQGESKRDGGSWERESKNSSWGVQDGGSSLDRLADECKQLGGSSWTKDLGISCNKAEVVSSWSKQADAHKEDGGSWGKGDGSSSWGKQTGGSSWNNQGSEDRSDRWSTPQTVGGDQGRRDWGKEKKDDSNNQDSWERQKTFDGGRGSGGRRGRGGQRGGGRFGRGRSYGQDSSCGWKNEGDGAESWVKEKGSGRGWGSSEGSWGKGKLDSSGIGGQGGYESRNQRGSWNKPKSFGADGESWNRQDEGSSWSKPVRGSWNDAGGNSGDLDPKADFASSWGNNKSSKGDWAKPKDSWEKEKGDSGTGGWSKDKFGGNDQTDSWNKPKISSRGSSWNKQGEHFSGSEQAGDTSRAGDDKWDDKTGNLNKSSPSATPWGKNKFTSDAESSRKNSEESCDTGNADSGADALNKGGSTGQEMDQWSNPKASDAAGGSWNKSGGSWNKQDKDSSCGKQDGGSSWSGLRSGKDVDGCKRTDYSVGGEGSGNKGWSGNKYDSDGGSWNKNGGSFGKESGESGWGKQGGVSSWAGQGSGNNGDGWKKAENSGGEGYGGWKKGWSGNKDDPGGGSWNKDGGSWKKESGDSSRGKQGGQSSWAGKESGNNGDGWKKTGSYGGEGSGGWNKSWSGKRDDADGGSWNKNGGSSNKESGDSSWGKQGGGSSWAGQGSGSNGDGWKKTGNCGGEGSGGWNKSWSGKRDDGDGGSWNKNGGSSNKESGDSSWGKQGGGSSRAGQGSDTSGDGWKKTGSSGGGEGSGGWKKGW; this is translated from the exons ATGGCGAGGAAGGGCAAGGAAGTCGCCGGGAAAGGATCGTCCGGCAAACGGAAGGTCGACGACGACAAGACCGGCGGTGGCCGTAAGCGGAGGAACCGCGGCGTCCTCCAGTTCTTCGAGGAGGCCGCCGACGAGGCCGGCGGTGGCGACGCCAGCGACGACAGCATTTTCGACGATGAAG GTTTTATGGAAGAAGTTGATGCTGTGCAAAATCTCAAGAATGATGCATTTAAGGCGCCTAACCTTCCTGTTTTCCCCAAAGAAGAGCAGTTCGAGGaggaatttgataaaattttggaAGCACGTTACAGAGATGGTTCGGCGCTAGTTAGATTTGCTGATGAATATGATGCCAAGGACTCAATTCATGGAGGTTCTAGTATGCCTTCTGTTAAGGATCCAATGGTCTGGAAAGTTAAATGCACG GTTGGTCGAGAGAGAAATTCAGCCTTTTGTCTTATGCAGAAGTATGTCGACTTAAAAGAACTGGGTAACAAGATTCAGATTATATCTGCATTTGCTATTGACCATGTGAAAGGTTACATTTACGTCGAAGCAGACCGTCAGTCTGATGTTATTGAG TCATGTAGGGGCCTCTGTAGTATCTATACTAGTCGAATAGCGCCAGTTCCAAGAAACGAAGTTTCCCACTTGCTTTCTGTGAGAAGCAAGCGCAGTGAAGTCTCTGTGGGCATGTGGGCCCGTGTGAAGAATGGTAAATACAAGGGGGACGTTGCACAG GTTGTTGCTGTAAATGATGAGCGAAGAAGGGCAACAGTGAAGTTGATCCCCAGAATCGACTTACAGGCGATGGCTGAGAAATTT GGTGGGGGCGTTTCTATTAAGAGAACAGCTGTACCAGCACCCAGATTAATCAGCTCAAGTGAACTCGA GGAGTTTCGTCCTATAATTGAGTATCGGCGCGATCGTGACACTGGCAAACATTTTGAGGTTCTTGATGGCTTGATGCTTAACGATGGATATTTATACAAAAGAATGTCATTCGAAGCATTAAGCTTTTGGAGTGTCATGCCTTCAGAAGAGGAATTACTGAAGTTTCAGCCTTCTGAGAATAATGAATCTGGAGATGTAGAATGGCTTTCGCAGCTTTATGGCGATAAAAAGAGAAAGCGGACGGTAGAGCGTGATAAAGGAGGTGAAAAAGGAGATGGCTCAGCAAGCTCCAATTCTGCAAAGAAGTACGAACTGTATGAACTTGTCAGTTGTGG GCGAAAAGACTTTGGTCTTATTGTTGGCTTTGACAAAGACGATAGTTACAag ATCCTTCAAGAGGGCTCAGAGGGAAATGAAATATTGAATGTGGGTGTTCATGATATAAAATTTGGACCCTTCGAGGGAAAGTTTACAGCCTTTGATCAGCACAAGAATGCCATTTCAGTTAACGACTCAGTTCGGGTGCTAGAAGGTCCATCAAAG GATAAGGAAGGGATTGTCAAGCAAATCTACCGAGGGATTGTCTTTCTATACAATGAGAATGAGGAGGAAAATGGAGGTTATACCTGTTGCAAAGCTCAATGTtgtgagaaaataaaagctccAGTTAATGCACGCTCTGAAAAG GGTGCCGAATCAGGTTTTTTTGGATTTGATGATTCACCATCTTCTCCCAAATCCCCTTTGTCACCTAAGAAGTCCTGGCAAGCAAGGGAAAGCAACGAAT TTACTCGAGGTGATAAAGAAGGACCATTCTCGGTTGGGCAAACATTGAGAATCAGGGTTGGCCCTTTGAAGGGATATCTTTGCCGTGTCATAGCTATAAGGCGTTCTGACATCACAGTGAAGCTTGACTCTCAACAAAAAGTTCTTACAG TTAAATCAGAGCATCTTGCTGAGCTTCGTGGAAGGAGCACTGCTATATCGAACGG GGTGGAGCCTGACTCCAGTACCTCAAAACCATTTGATCTTTTTGGAAGTGAGGGATGTTCTACAG ATTGGATAGGTGGAGCTGGAGCTTCAGCAGGTGGCGATGGCTGGAATGCTGGAGGGTCATCTGCTACGGG GAGTTCCTGGCCTAGTTTTTCTGCCTCAGGATTTTCG GTTCCGACAGAACATAATTCTGCAGATCCATCCAGCTCTGCAGGTTTTGATTCCAAAAAGG ATGTAGAGGACAATGGATGGGAGAGAAAAGTGGCTCCAGAGCAGCACTCCACCTGGGGTAAAGCTGCATCTGATAATAACGTGGCCTCTAATAATGATCAAATAGTTGGGTGGGAAAAAGGTGATGACATGTGGAACAAAGCTAGCACAAAAGGTAGTTTTGGTGGCAGTTCATCAGGTGGCTGGGGTAAAGGAGCGCAACAAACTGGAGATGCTGCAGAATCTTCTAAAAATGATGCAGGCAATTGGGGCAAAGCAACACTTGGAGCTGGGAATGAAAACGATAGGGATGTTGCCAACAAAAGTGCATGGAAGGATTCGGATGAATCCCGGGCCAGGGGGAAGGAGGATAATGCTGTTGGTTGGGATGAAGGCGGTTGGAACAAACCAAATGCATCCAGCACTGGTGGAGGTTCTTCTTGGAATAATTGGAATAATCGAGATGCCAGTTCATCATTGGGAAAAGCGGAAGACCCTTCAAAAGATTCGCAAAGTTGGGGTGGTGCCAACCTTGAGACGAAAAGTCGTCTTGATTCCTCTAGTGATGCTGCAGCTTTTGGAGAAGAGAATAAGGATTCGAGTGATAGTTGGGGCAAACAAGCCGGAGGTTCTCGGAAAAGAACAGATGGAAATTCTTGGAATGCTACTGGTGAGGGCTCATCACTACAGAGAGATGAAGGGGTTTCTTCATGGAAGAAACAAGATGGAGTTTCTTCATGGAGCAAATTAGATGGTGGTAATGAGAAAGATGGCTCTTCTACATGGGGCAAACAAACTGACAGTTCTTGGGATAAAACAAGCAAAGGACTTTCTTGGACTGAGTCACAAGGTGAGTCCAAAAGAGATGGAGgttcttgggagagagagagcaagaatTCTTCTTGGGGTGTACAAGATGGTGGTTCTTCATTGGATAGGTTAGCTGATGAATGTAAACAGCTTGGAGGTTCTTCTTGGACCAAGGATCTTGGAATCTCTTGCAATAAAGCAGAGGTGGTTTCATCATGGAGTAAGCAAGCTGACGCACATAAAGAAGATGGAGGTTCTTGGGGAAAAGGAGATGGAAGTTCTTCTTGGGGTAAGCAAACTGGAGGGTCTTCATGGAACAATCAAGGAAGTGAGGACCGAAGTGACAGATGGAGTACACCTCAAACTGTTGGTGGAGATCAAGGGCGCAGAGATTgggggaaggaaaagaaagatgattCGAATAATCAAGACTCATGGGAGAGGCAGAAAACATTTGATGGGGGTCGTGGATCAGgtgggagaagaggaagaggtggCCAACGAGGTGGTGGTCGTTTTGGAAGGGGAAGATCGTACGGTCAGGATTCGTCATGTGGATGGAAAAATGAAG GTGATGGTGCTGAATCTTGGGTTAAAGAAAAAGGTTCAGGCAGGGGTTGGGGAAGCTCAGAGGGATCCTGGGGCAAAGGAAAATTGGATTCTTCTGGGATCGGGGGTCAAGGTGGATATGAGAGCCGCAATCAAAGAGGCAGTTGGAACAAACCCAAATCTTTTGGTGCTGATGGAGAATCTTGGAATAGACAAGATGAAGGATCTTCCTGGAGTAAACCAGTTAGAGGATCTTGGAATGATGCTGGAGGTAACTCTGGCGATCTGGACCCGAAAGCTGATTTCGCATCTTCCTGGGGGAACAACAAAAGTTCAAAGGGCGACTGGGCTAAACCCAAGGACTCCTGGGAGAAAGAGAAGGGGGATTCAGGAACTGGTGGATGGAGCAAAGATAAATTTGGTGGCAACGATCAAACTGACAGCTGGAACAAGCCAAAGATTTCTTCTAGAGGGTCTTCATGGAACAAACAAGGTGAACACTTTTCAGGGAGTGAACAAGCAGGAGATACTTCAAGAGCTGGGGATGACAAGTGGGATGATAAGACTGGAAACCTCAATAAATCTTCTCCCAGTGCCACACCATGGGGAAAGAACAAATTCACAAGTGATGCTGAGAGCAGCAGGAAAAACTCTGAGGAATCTTGTGACACTGGCAATGCAGATTCTGGTGCAGATGCATTGAATAAAGGTGGATCTACTGGCCAGGAGATGGACCAGTGGAGCAATCCAAAGGCTTCCGATGCCGCCGGAGGGTCATGGAACAAAAGCGGAGGCTCTTGGAATAAACAAGATAAAGATTCTTCCTGTGGTAAACAAGATGGAGGCTCTTCTTGGAGTGGTTTGAGAAGTGGGAAAGATGTTGATGGTTGTAAGAGAACTGACTATTCTGTTGGGGGAGAAGGGTCTGGTAACAAGGGATGGTCTGGAAACAAATATGATTCTGATGGTGGGTCATGGAATAAAAATGGTGGCTCTTTTGGGAAAGAAAGTGGAGAATCGGGATGGGGGAAACAAGGTGGTGTGTCCTCCTGGGCTGGGCAGGGAAGTGGAAACAATGGTGATGGTTGGAAGAAAGCTGAGAATTCCGGTGGAGAAGGGTATGGTGGCTGGAAGAAGGGATGGTCGGGAAACAAAGATGACCCTGGCGGAGGGTCATGGAATAAAGATGGAGGCTCTTGGAAGAAAGAAAGTGGAGACTCTTCACGGGGCAAACAAGGCGGTCAGTCCTCCTGGGCTGGGAAGGAAAGTGGAAACAATGGTGATGGTTGGAAGAAAACTGGGAGTTACGGTGGAGAAGGATCTGGTGGTTGGAATAAGAGTTGGTCTGGAAAAAGAGATGATGCTGATGGTGGGTCTTGGAACAAAAATGGGGGCTCTTCAAATAAAGAAAGTGGAGATTCTTCATGGGGGAAACAAGGCGGTGGGTCCTCCTGGGCTGGGCAGGGAAGTGGAAGCAATGGTGATGGTTGGAAGAAAACTGGGAATTGTGGTGGAGAAGGCTCTGGTGGTTGGAATAAGAGTTGGTCTGGAAAAAgagatgatggtgatggtgggTCTTGGAACAAAAATGGAGGCTCTTCAAATAAAGAAAGTGGAGATTCTTCATGGGGGAAACAAG GCGGTGGGTCCTCCCGGGCTGGGCAGGGAAGTGACACCAGTGGTGATGGTTGGAAGAAAACTGGGAGTTCCGGTGGAGGAGAGGGTTCCGGTggttggaagaaaggatggTGA